CCGCAAGTCTGAACAATCTGGCTGGGCTGTACCAAAGCATGGGTGATTACGCCCGGGCCGAGCCGCTCTATCGCCAGGCGGCAACCATTACGCTCGAAGCTCTTCAGCAAAGCTTCCTGGGCGAATCCCAGCGGCAGCAATTACAGCATGCGGCCGACGTGCGGTGGAGCTTAGACAACTACCTGGCGATCCAGGCCGAGCACGGGAAGGACGGAGATCGGGTTTATTCATTTTGGCTTCAGTGGAAAGGGCTCGTGCTGCGGCAGCAATTGCGGCAGCATGCACTCGTTGACCGGACGGAGCTAAGACCCAAATTTGCCGAGCTGGAACAAATGACCACGCGGCTGGCCCAAATGGCACTGGCCGTCGCGGCGCCGGAAAAGCGGGAAGCCGTCAGTCGGCAGTTGGGCGAGCTGTCGCGCCGGAAAGACCAGTTGGAGCGCGAGCTGGCGCACGGAAGCGCCGAATTCGCCGCGGCGGCGCACGCGGCAACCGTCGAAGCATTGCAAAAGGCATTGCCGCCCAATGCCGTGCTTGTCGATTTCGTGGAATTTTGGCGACAGATCGAACCGGAGAAGAAGGGCGGCAAGCCGACCTGGAGACGGGAGCTGGCCGCGTTCATCGTGCGTCACGAAGGCCCGATCCGGCTCGTGAGCCTGGGCGAAAGTAAGCTGGTGGGTGAAGCGATTGACCGTTGGCGCGGGCAAGACGACAGTGATTTCGGCCGCTCGCGCGGGGCGAAAGATGCTGCTAAGCGGCTGCGCGAGCAAGTCTGGCAGCCGGTGGAAATGCTGCTGGCCGGCGCAAAGCTGGTGCTCGTGTCGCCCGACGGTCCGCTGGACCGATTGCCGTTCAACGCCTTGCCGGGCAAGGAGCCAGACCGTTATCTCTTGGAAGATTGGCCAGTCGCCGTCGTCCCTTCACCAGCCGCGCTGGCGCAGCCCGTGCCCAAGCCGGCCGCGGCTCCGCAGGGGAATCTACTGGTCGTGGCCGATGTCGACTACGATCATCGCCCGAGCGCGGACACTGCTCGGCCGGCCTCGCCGCCGACAACCGAGGTCGCCCAGCTCGATCGCGGGCTGGCGAGGAGCGCCGATGAAGGCTCCTGGCTGCGGCTGGAAGGCACGCTGGGCGAGTTGACAATGCTCAAGGGGCTTTACGCAGACAGTAAATTGGACCCGCGCGGCCTCAAATTGCTGGATAAGGCCAATGCGACAACGAATGCGCTGCGCGAGGCAGCCGGGGGATACCGTTACCTGCACCTGGCCACGCACGGCTTCTTTGCAGCAGCTCGCTTCCGTTCGGCGCTCGAGCAACAATTGGACGCTCCACCTGCCGGGGCCGAAAAGCTAACCACGACCCAGAGCGTATCGGGCTATCATCCCGGCTTGCTTTCGGGCCTGGTGCTGGCCGGCGCAAACGAGCCGCAAACTGGCGACACCGGCTATTTGACGGCCGAAGAAGTCGGCACGCTCGACTTGCGCGGGGTCGAACTGGCCGTGCTCTCGGCGTGCGAAACCGGCTTGGGCAATGTGGCTGGCGGCGAAGGCCTGTTGGGTCTGCAACGGGCTTTTCAAGCAGCTGGGGCGCGCACCGTCGTGGCGAGCTTATGGAAAGTGCCCGATCAGGCGACGCGCCTGCTGATGGAACGGTTTTACAAGAACCTGTGGCAGCCGTCGCACAATCAACCGCAAATAACCAGGCTCGATGCCCTGCGCGAGGCGCAGCTTTGGATGCTGCGCGAAGGGGGCAGGAATCCAGACGTCAGCCGCGGCGCCCGCGGGCTGACGATGGAGGAGAATTCCCCGCGCGCGGATAAGCGCCTCCCGCCGTATTTTTGGGCCGCGTTCGTTCTCAGCGGCGACTGGCAATAAGCTCTCGCCCATCAACCGCGAAAGTGCCGAACAAGCGGCTCGCTTCCGCTTTCTGGCTGAGCACAGTTGAACGTTTCTTAGTTGGAGGGCACTGATGCTAACCATTGCCTTGCCGGCGCGGCATCGTTCGAGGCAGGCTCAGCCGCGGTGACCGACGTGGTGGGGCGTTTTCCTTGCCTCGTCTTGCGCGCTTCGGTCACATCGCCCGAGCCGAAGCCCGCCGAAATCGGTCGTACGGTAGCGCGCGGCGGTCACATCGACATGCTCACGAAGCGTCGGCAAATGGTCGTCGGCAGCAGGGGCACTCGCCATCGTAGCCGCGAACGAGCGCCGAAAAAGCGATTGGCTGCGTTAGGGTCATGATCGCCTTGAACGCCAGCGGGGCTCTGGGAGCGAGTTAGTCAACTTATCCCGGCTTCGCCTGCGAGTAGGATTGGCGGCCGGCCACGGATGGATAACCAAGCTATTTTGACTGCCATTTTATACGTCCTGCGACACGGTATCCGATGGGCGAAGCCCCCCTCATCGGTTGCGAATGTTTCTGGCATGACCTGCTGGCGGCGAATGGCCGAATGGAAGCGCGACGGGACATGGGAGAAGATCGAGCCAATCTTGCGAACCCTGCCGCATGCCGAAGCCGTTGATTG
The window above is part of the Pirellulales bacterium genome. Proteins encoded here:
- a CDS encoding CHAT domain-containing tetratricopeptide repeat protein, yielding MARILIMVACGLLFLALSAAAVTAQAPAKQQSVPSPPTQSAANAAKDAKFAERDRLWKQARQLRADDKTAEAVAAGEKMLAIERELYPRPAEDLAVSLDWLGQAELDRENFPQAEKRLQEALDVGTSVFGADDWTVIDSRVRLEKAKTLANLSPEDRRDLRDAERQNRDVVRLYHAGQYAAAIEVAEKSADTRSRILGKSHPDYATGLNNLAGLYQSLGDNARAEPLFRQTLDIRKIALGKSHPDYAQSLNNLAGLYTIMGDYARAEPLCKQALELRRKTVGQSHPEYAETLINLAGLYDSMGDYARAEPLFRQAMEIRKKNLGEFHPDYGVSLNSLATLYERMGDHARAEPLLRQVLDIRKKALGEAHPDYAASLNNLAELYERMGDYSRAEPLLRQASEIWKKGLGEAHPNYAYALNNLAGLYRSMGDYARAEPLFRQAMEIRKKALGESHPEYAASLNNLAGLYENTGDHARAEPLYRQAMEIYKKALGESHPDYAASLNNLAGLYQSMGDYARAEPLYRQAATITLEALQQSFLGESQRQQLQHAADVRWSLDNYLAIQAEHGKDGDRVYSFWLQWKGLVLRQQLRQHALVDRTELRPKFAELEQMTTRLAQMALAVAAPEKREAVSRQLGELSRRKDQLERELAHGSAEFAAAAHAATVEALQKALPPNAVLVDFVEFWRQIEPEKKGGKPTWRRELAAFIVRHEGPIRLVSLGESKLVGEAIDRWRGQDDSDFGRSRGAKDAAKRLREQVWQPVEMLLAGAKLVLVSPDGPLDRLPFNALPGKEPDRYLLEDWPVAVVPSPAALAQPVPKPAAAPQGNLLVVADVDYDHRPSADTARPASPPTTEVAQLDRGLARSADEGSWLRLEGTLGELTMLKGLYADSKLDPRGLKLLDKANATTNALREAAGGYRYLHLATHGFFAAARFRSALEQQLDAPPAGAEKLTTTQSVSGYHPGLLSGLVLAGANEPQTGDTGYLTAEEVGTLDLRGVELAVLSACETGLGNVAGGEGLLGLQRAFQAAGARTVVASLWKVPDQATRLLMERFYKNLWQPSHNQPQITRLDALREAQLWMLREGGRNPDVSRGARGLTMEENSPRADKRLPPYFWAAFVLSGDWQ